A stretch of Henckelia pumila isolate YLH828 chromosome 4, ASM3356847v2, whole genome shotgun sequence DNA encodes these proteins:
- the LOC140861113 gene encoding uncharacterized protein produces the protein MATDPSASITPPPPPPVTPPPYVTPPPPTAPASTAHAEKPEKFSGTDFKTWQQKMLFYLTTLHLARFLKEVVAVPVPDADTQTRSSFNAWCHSDFLCRNYILNGLDNTLYSVYSATKTAKELWESLEKKYKTEDAGTKKFVVGKFLEFKMVDTKTVISQVQEFQIIIHDIMAEGMMISESFQVAAIIEKLPPLWKDFKNYLKHKRKEMGLEDLIVRLRIEEDNRKSENKAGKIPMEAKANLVEPNAMKKRKHFGKDMKQGKNKKWKGTCWNCGKKNHKTKDCRLPKKDNQYRANVVQHKSVPIDLSEIDLSAVIFEANMVDHPKEWFIDTGATRHVCADKDLFSKYTPISGRELYMGNNATSKIVGLGKVVIKMNSGKELTLIDVLHVPDIRKNLVSGSRLVKAGFRIVFEAGKVVIMKNGQFLGKGYIEKGLFKMNVMTVLRDLERHVNFNTLRKLGKLNLIPRTKIDSNYKCEICVEAKLTKVPFHTVERSTIPLELIHTDVCDLKSKDEALEAFKTYKNEVENQLGKRIKKIRSDRGGEYVAPFEEFCNESGIIHQTTAPYSPQSNGVAERKNRTLKEMMNAMLINDMLIMGSNHDIIMKTKKMLTKHFDMKDMGEADVILGIKIVKAPEGIILTQSHYIEKVLRKFNAYDVTPLKSPVDLSLHLSKNRGEPVSQQQYARIIGSLMYITNCTRPDIAYSINKLSRFTSNPSNDHWKALERVFKYLKYSMDYGLHYATYPSVLEGYCDANWISDTKDSKSTSGYVFTIGGGAVLWKSSKQTCIARSTMESEFIALDKAGEEAEWLRNFLEDIPCWTKPVPAIMIHCDSQSAIGRAQSSMYNGKSRHIRRRHNTIRQLISNGVIAVDYVKSKDNLADPLTKGLGRDQDKSATCASSKVKF, from the exons ATGGCTACTGATCCATCTGCCAGTATTACGCCCCCACCACCGCCCCCTGTTACGCCACCACCATATGTTACGCCGCCGCCACCTACGGCCCCTGCTTCTACTGCCCATGCCGAGAAACCTGAGAAGTTCTCCGGTACTGACTTCAAAACATGGCAGCAGAAGATGTTGTTTTACCTCACAACACTTCATCTTGCGAGGTTTCTGAAGGAAGTCGTTGCTGTTCCGGTACCGGATGCTGACACACAAACAAGGTCTTCTTTCAATGCATGGTGTCACAGCGACTTCTTGTGCCGAAACTACATACTGAATGGGTTGGACAATACACTGTATAGTGTATATTCTGCAACCAAGACTGCTAAGGAACTATGGGAATCCTTGGAGAAAAAGTATAAGACCGAGGATGCTGGCACAAAGAAATTTGTAGTCGGAAAATTTCTTGAGTTCAAAATGGTTGATACCAAGACAGTGATTAGCCAAGTGCAAGAGTTCCAAATCATCATCCATGATATAATGGCCGAAGGGATGATGATCAGTGAGTCCTTCCAAGTTGCTGCTATAATCGAGAAGCTTCCTCCTTTATGGAAAGACTTCAAGAATTATTTAAAGCATAAACGCAAGGAAATGGGGCTCGAGGACTTGATAGTAAGGCTGCGAATTGAGGAAGACAATCGCAAATCGGAGAACAAAGCTGGTAAGATACCGATGGAAGCGAAGGCAAATTTGGTGGAGCCAAACGCTATGAAGAAAAGAAAGCATTTTGGGAAAGATATGAAGCAAGGGAAGAACAAGAAATGGAAAGGAACATGTTGGAACTGTGGGAAGAAGAACCACAAGACCAAGGATTGTCGCTTACCGAAGAAGGACAATCAATACCGGGCAAATGTGGTCCAACACAAATCTGTGCCTATTGATTTGTCCGAGATAGATCTGTCAGCAGTGATCTTTGAGGCTAACATGGTTGATCATCCCAAAGAATGGTTTATCGACACTGGAGCTACGCGACATGTCTGTGCTGACAAGGATCTATTCTCGAAGTATACTCCTATAAGTGGACGAGAGCTCTATATGGGTAACAATGCGACTTCTAAGATCGTTGGATTAGGCAAAGTGGTGATCAAGATGAATTCGGGAAAAGAGCTTACTCTCATCGATGTCCTCCATGTTCCGGACATAAGAAAGAATCTTGTATCAGGGTCTAGACTGGTCAAAGCCGGATTTAGAATAGTGTTTGAAGCCGGCAAAGTTGTAATCATGAAAAATGGACAGTTCCTAGGAAAAGGATATATAGAAAAGGGACTGTTCAAAATGAATGTAATGACTGTACTTCGTGATCTTGAAA gacatgttaacttcaacactTTGAGAAAACTTGGGAAATTAAATCTTATTCCAAGAACTAAGATTGATTCAAACTACAAATGTGAAATATGTGTTGAAGCTAAATTAACTAAAGTACCTTTTCACACAGTGGAAAGAAGTACAATACCTCTAGAACTAATTCACACTGATGTTTGTGATTTAAA AAGCAAAGATGAAGCTCTTGAAGCATTTAAGACCTATAagaatgaagttgaaaatcaattaGGCAAAAGAATCAAGAAAATTCGTAGTGATAGAGGAGGTGAATATGTTGCTCcatttgaagaattttgcaatgaatctggcattattcatcaaacaactGCTCCTTATTCACCACAATCTAATGGTGTTGCGGAAAGAAAAAACCGTACTctgaaagaaatgatgaatgcCATGCTAATAA ACGACATGCTCATAATGGGTAGTAATCATGATATCATCATGAAAACTAAGAAAATGTTGAcaaaacattttgatatgaaagataTGGGAGAAGCTGACgttatcttaggaattaagatTGTAAAAGCGCCTGAAGGAATTATCCTAACACAATCTCATTACATTGAGAAAGTACTTAGGAAATTCAACGCATATGACGTCACACCGTTAAAATCACCCGTGGATTTAAGTTtacatttatccaaaaatcgagGTGAACCCGTATCTCAACAGCAATATGCAAGGATAATTGGGAGTCTAATGTATATTACAAATTGTACTCGTCCTGATATTgcatactcaataaataaattgagtagaTTTACAAGTAATCCTAGTAATGATCATTGGAAAGCGTTGGAAAgagtatttaaatacttaaagtaTTCAATGGACTATGGATTACATTATGCAACATATCCTTCCGTACTAGAAGGATActgtgatgcaaattggatatCTGACACAAAAGATTCTAAATCCacaagtggatatgtgttcaccatCGGTGGAGGAGCTGTGTTGTGGAAATCCTCAAAACAAACGTGTATAGCTCGTTCCACAATGGAATCGGAATTCATAGCTTTAGACAAAGCGGGAGAAGAAGCGGAATGGCTTCGTAATTTTCTAGAAGATATTCCGTGTTGGACGAAACCAGTGCCAGCAATTATGATACATTGCGATAGTCAGTCGGCTATTGGTAgggcacaaagtagtatgtataatggtaagtcaAGACACATACGTCGAAGACATAATACCATTAGGCAGTTGATCTCAAATGGAGTTATCGCAgttgattatgtaaaatcaaaagataacttaGCTGATCCGTTGACAAAAGGTTTAGGGAGAGATCAA GATAAAAGTGCAACCTGTGCAAGTAGTAAGGTTaagttttaa